Proteins encoded together in one Miscanthus floridulus cultivar M001 chromosome 16, ASM1932011v1, whole genome shotgun sequence window:
- the LOC136512494 gene encoding uncharacterized protein, translated as MQQQERLPTVRAVTIPFADLRETDKDLGGKIEEGLGPHGLGIITIADVPEFPKLRKRLLRLAPRIANLPEQVKKQLEDPDSRYNFGWSHGKEKLESGKLDTFKGSFYANPVLDVPTTDDVLVSRYPSYCRPNIWPNENLPELEIAFKALGKLMMEVGLMLAHHCDRYVMGQGLGSYGGDSLEQTIARSRCHKGRLLYYFPRQFSKQTDVESVSSWCGWHTDHGSLTGLTCGLFTKNSVEVPCPDSAAGLYIRTRGNQVVKVVFDEDQLAYQIGETTEILSRGYLCATPHCVQAPSSENASNVDRSTFALFMQPDWNEKLKFPSEIPYHQELIPPNGTLTFGEYSERLVNKYYQTTT; from the exons ATGCAGCAGCAGGAGCGGCTACCGACCGTCCGCGCGGTCACCATCCCCTTCGCCGACCTCAGG GAGACGGACAAGGACCTCGGCGGCAAGATCGAGGAAGGCCTGGGTCCCCATGGGCTCGGCATCATCACCATTGCCGAT GTACCTGAGTTTCCAAAGCTAAGAAAAAGGCTACTGCGGTTGGCACCAAG GATCGCAAACCTTCCTGAACAGGTGAAGAAACAGCTTGAAGATCCAGATAGCAG ATATAACTTCGGGTGGAGTCATGGGAAGGAGAAACTCGAGTCCGGGAAACTTG ACACATTTAAAGGTTCCTTTTATGCGAACCCTGTTTTGGATGTCCCTACTACTGATGATGTGCTTGTAAGTAG GTATCCATCATACTGCCGACCAAATATATGGCCAAATGAGAATCTTCCTGAACTTGAGATAG caTTTAAAGCTCTTGGGAAGCTGATGATGGAAGTTGGTTTGATGTTGGCTCATCATTGTGATCGCTATG TAATGGGGCAAGGATTGGGATCATATGGTGGTGACAGTCTTGAGCAGACAATTGCCCGTTCAAGGTGTCACAAGGGTCGTCTGTTGTACTATTTCCCACGACAGTTTAG CAAGCAGACAGACGTGGAGTCTGTTTCATCATGGTGTGGATGGCACACTGATCATGGATCTCTAACAG GGCTCACATGTGGCTTGTTTACGAAGAATTCTGTGGAGGTACCATGTCCAGATAGTGCAGCTGGACTATACATTCGGACTCGTGGTAACCAAGTTGTTAAG GTTGTGTTTGACGAGGATCAGCTGGCTTACCAAATTGGGGAAACTACTGAAATACTGTCAAGAGGTTATCTATGTGCAACCCCACACTGTGTGCAG GCACCCAGCAGTGAAAATGCTTCAAATGTTGACCGCTCTACCTTTGCCTTGTTCATGCAACCGGATTG GAATGAGAAGCTGAAGTTTCCAAGCGAAATCCCCTATCACCAAGAG TTGATTCCACCAAACGGAACGCTGACTTTCGGCGAGTACTCAGAAAGGCTAGTAAACAAGTATTACCAGACAACGACGTAG
- the LOC136512493 gene encoding uncharacterized protein isoform X2, protein MSDEEKEREVRFQDYFDEQRRTARERMTVFAERGEAKRKYGHRPDMPPFEIFKFPDLLERAWGWDWLVPCLSSNRWGEYKKYLEVYYENNICNGTNDGEDGNGIAKLAVSCIKMEHELVTMMKCCPKKFSDEISQSHKVTKCANEIGKMKCCEFPAAAIALKAATKGTNFIIDLLRNQGHYKDDNYDEIFFEIVTHRDFSLETMTRISNECSAAEESAMGSNVSNLVFGESNDKNCSENELAQNNNMQETEKTNQQKCSKENCVEGSTLDNIEEPKIEEHVESLIQDNVMNHIKHQSEVDVSKVGGCQDLMGLPAVEGGTSMAPAVQTVPAPAASMAPAVQTVPAPAASMAPVLQAVAASAIVPTTPPLAIIQEAYQAVAGVENRVEAIQHLRLIEKLVCVCIFLALYAIIMK, encoded by the exons atgTCGGACGAGGAAAAGGAGAGGGAGGTCCGTTTCCAGGACTATTTTGATGAGCAGCGAAGAACCGCCAGGGAGAGGATGACTGTCTTCGCTGAACGTGGGGAAGCCAAGAGGAAGTATGGCCATCGCCCAGACATGCCGCCGTTTGAGATCTTCAAGTTCCCAG ATCTTTTGGAGAGAGCATGGGGATGGGACTGGTTAGTGCCATGCTTGTCTTCAAATCGTTGGGGCGAATATAAGAAATATCTCGAGGTGTACTACGAAAACAATATCTGCAATGGAACCAATGATGGAGAGGATGGGAATGGAATTGCAAAACTAGCAGTATCG TGCATCAAGATGGAGCATGAACTTGTGACTATGATGAAGTGTTGTCCTAAAAAATTCAGTGATGAGATCAGCCAGAGCCATAAGGTCACCAAATGTGCAAATGAAATAGGCAAAATGAAATGTTGCGAGTTTCCTGCTGCTGCTATCGCTTTGAAG GCCGCAACAAAAGGCACCAACTTCATCATTGACTTACTAAGGAATCAGGGTCATTACAAGGATGATAACTATGATGAAATTTTTTTCGAGATCGTGACTCATCGGGATTTTTCCTTGGAAACAATGACGAGAATATCCAATGAATGTTCTGCTGCAGAAGAGTCTGCAAT GGGCAGCAATGTGAGCAATTTGGTATTTGGTGAATCTAATGATAAGAATTGTTCTGAGAATGAACTAGCACAAAACAACAACATGCAGGAAACAGAAAAGACAAATCAACAGAAG TGTTCAAAGGAGAATTGTGTAGAAGGAAGCACTCTGGACAACATTGAGGAGCCAAAGATTGAG GAGCACGTGGAATCGTTAATACAAGACAATGTAATGAACCATATAAAGCATCAGTCAGAGGTAGATGTTTCAAAG GTTGGAGGTTGTCAGGATTTGATGGGTCTTCCAGCTGTGGAAGGAGGTACATCAATGGCACCTGCTGTACAGACAGTGCCAGCACCTGCTGCATCAATGGCGCCTGCTGTACAGACAGTGCCAGCACCTGCTGCATCAATGGCGCCTGTTCTTCAGGCAGTGGCAGCATCTGCTATTGTTCCTACAACACCGCCTCTGGCCATCATCCAGGAAGCTTACCAGGCTGTTGCAGGTGTAGAGAATAGAGTAGAGGCAATCCAGCATCTTAGATTGATTGAGAAACTGGTCTGTGTTTGCATCTTCCTTGCTCTGTATGCAATTATCATGAAGTAG
- the LOC136512493 gene encoding uncharacterized protein isoform X1, translating to MSDEEKEREVRFQDYFDEQRRTARERMTVFAERGEAKRKYGHRPDMPPFEIFKFPDLLERAWGWDWLVPCLSSNRWGEYKKYLEVYYENNICNGTNDGEDGNGIAKLAVSVSSSPSINHCIKMEHELVTMMKCCPKKFSDEISQSHKVTKCANEIGKMKCCEFPAAAIALKAATKGTNFIIDLLRNQGHYKDDNYDEIFFEIVTHRDFSLETMTRISNECSAAEESAMGSNVSNLVFGESNDKNCSENELAQNNNMQETEKTNQQKCSKENCVEGSTLDNIEEPKIEEHVESLIQDNVMNHIKHQSEVDVSKVGGCQDLMGLPAVEGGTSMAPAVQTVPAPAASMAPAVQTVPAPAASMAPVLQAVAASAIVPTTPPLAIIQEAYQAVAGVENRVEAIQHLRLIEKLVCVCIFLALYAIIMK from the exons atgTCGGACGAGGAAAAGGAGAGGGAGGTCCGTTTCCAGGACTATTTTGATGAGCAGCGAAGAACCGCCAGGGAGAGGATGACTGTCTTCGCTGAACGTGGGGAAGCCAAGAGGAAGTATGGCCATCGCCCAGACATGCCGCCGTTTGAGATCTTCAAGTTCCCAG ATCTTTTGGAGAGAGCATGGGGATGGGACTGGTTAGTGCCATGCTTGTCTTCAAATCGTTGGGGCGAATATAAGAAATATCTCGAGGTGTACTACGAAAACAATATCTGCAATGGAACCAATGATGGAGAGGATGGGAATGGAATTGCAAAACTAGCAGTATCGGTTTCTTCTTCTCCCTCAATAAACCAT TGCATCAAGATGGAGCATGAACTTGTGACTATGATGAAGTGTTGTCCTAAAAAATTCAGTGATGAGATCAGCCAGAGCCATAAGGTCACCAAATGTGCAAATGAAATAGGCAAAATGAAATGTTGCGAGTTTCCTGCTGCTGCTATCGCTTTGAAG GCCGCAACAAAAGGCACCAACTTCATCATTGACTTACTAAGGAATCAGGGTCATTACAAGGATGATAACTATGATGAAATTTTTTTCGAGATCGTGACTCATCGGGATTTTTCCTTGGAAACAATGACGAGAATATCCAATGAATGTTCTGCTGCAGAAGAGTCTGCAAT GGGCAGCAATGTGAGCAATTTGGTATTTGGTGAATCTAATGATAAGAATTGTTCTGAGAATGAACTAGCACAAAACAACAACATGCAGGAAACAGAAAAGACAAATCAACAGAAG TGTTCAAAGGAGAATTGTGTAGAAGGAAGCACTCTGGACAACATTGAGGAGCCAAAGATTGAG GAGCACGTGGAATCGTTAATACAAGACAATGTAATGAACCATATAAAGCATCAGTCAGAGGTAGATGTTTCAAAG GTTGGAGGTTGTCAGGATTTGATGGGTCTTCCAGCTGTGGAAGGAGGTACATCAATGGCACCTGCTGTACAGACAGTGCCAGCACCTGCTGCATCAATGGCGCCTGCTGTACAGACAGTGCCAGCACCTGCTGCATCAATGGCGCCTGTTCTTCAGGCAGTGGCAGCATCTGCTATTGTTCCTACAACACCGCCTCTGGCCATCATCCAGGAAGCTTACCAGGCTGTTGCAGGTGTAGAGAATAGAGTAGAGGCAATCCAGCATCTTAGATTGATTGAGAAACTGGTCTGTGTTTGCATCTTCCTTGCTCTGTATGCAATTATCATGAAGTAG
- the LOC136512493 gene encoding uncharacterized protein isoform X3: MSDEEKEREVRFQDYFDEQRRTARERMTVFAERGEAKRKYGHRPDMPPFEIFKFPDLLERAWGWDWLVPCLSSNRWGEYKKYLEVYYENNICNGTNDGEDGNGIAKLACIKMEHELVTMMKCCPKKFSDEISQSHKVTKCANEIGKMKCCEFPAAAIALKAATKGTNFIIDLLRNQGHYKDDNYDEIFFEIVTHRDFSLETMTRISNECSAAEESAMGSNVSNLVFGESNDKNCSENELAQNNNMQETEKTNQQKCSKENCVEGSTLDNIEEPKIEEHVESLIQDNVMNHIKHQSEVDVSKVGGCQDLMGLPAVEGGTSMAPAVQTVPAPAASMAPAVQTVPAPAASMAPVLQAVAASAIVPTTPPLAIIQEAYQAVAGVENRVEAIQHLRLIEKLVCVCIFLALYAIIMK, translated from the exons atgTCGGACGAGGAAAAGGAGAGGGAGGTCCGTTTCCAGGACTATTTTGATGAGCAGCGAAGAACCGCCAGGGAGAGGATGACTGTCTTCGCTGAACGTGGGGAAGCCAAGAGGAAGTATGGCCATCGCCCAGACATGCCGCCGTTTGAGATCTTCAAGTTCCCAG ATCTTTTGGAGAGAGCATGGGGATGGGACTGGTTAGTGCCATGCTTGTCTTCAAATCGTTGGGGCGAATATAAGAAATATCTCGAGGTGTACTACGAAAACAATATCTGCAATGGAACCAATGATGGAGAGGATGGGAATGGAATTGCAAAACTAGCA TGCATCAAGATGGAGCATGAACTTGTGACTATGATGAAGTGTTGTCCTAAAAAATTCAGTGATGAGATCAGCCAGAGCCATAAGGTCACCAAATGTGCAAATGAAATAGGCAAAATGAAATGTTGCGAGTTTCCTGCTGCTGCTATCGCTTTGAAG GCCGCAACAAAAGGCACCAACTTCATCATTGACTTACTAAGGAATCAGGGTCATTACAAGGATGATAACTATGATGAAATTTTTTTCGAGATCGTGACTCATCGGGATTTTTCCTTGGAAACAATGACGAGAATATCCAATGAATGTTCTGCTGCAGAAGAGTCTGCAAT GGGCAGCAATGTGAGCAATTTGGTATTTGGTGAATCTAATGATAAGAATTGTTCTGAGAATGAACTAGCACAAAACAACAACATGCAGGAAACAGAAAAGACAAATCAACAGAAG TGTTCAAAGGAGAATTGTGTAGAAGGAAGCACTCTGGACAACATTGAGGAGCCAAAGATTGAG GAGCACGTGGAATCGTTAATACAAGACAATGTAATGAACCATATAAAGCATCAGTCAGAGGTAGATGTTTCAAAG GTTGGAGGTTGTCAGGATTTGATGGGTCTTCCAGCTGTGGAAGGAGGTACATCAATGGCACCTGCTGTACAGACAGTGCCAGCACCTGCTGCATCAATGGCGCCTGCTGTACAGACAGTGCCAGCACCTGCTGCATCAATGGCGCCTGTTCTTCAGGCAGTGGCAGCATCTGCTATTGTTCCTACAACACCGCCTCTGGCCATCATCCAGGAAGCTTACCAGGCTGTTGCAGGTGTAGAGAATAGAGTAGAGGCAATCCAGCATCTTAGATTGATTGAGAAACTGGTCTGTGTTTGCATCTTCCTTGCTCTGTATGCAATTATCATGAAGTAG
- the LOC136512496 gene encoding uncharacterized protein, whose product MQQQPPPASVRAVTIRFADLRDRSKDLGGFIEEGFGPQGLGIVSIADVPGYPELRKRLLRLAPRIVNLPDDVKKQLEDPDSRYHFGWSRVEEKIEPGRLDTAKGSYFANPVFDVPTTDDELLTRYPSYCRPNIWPTDHLPELEIAFKDLGKLMLEVGLMLAHHCDRYVMQKGVGQYIGESLEKTLANSRCPKGRLLYYFPKSFSKQDGVQSVSSWCGWHTDYGFLTGLTCGLFTRKSEEVPCPDIGTGLYVRTRDNQVVKVTFEDDELVYQIGESAEILSRGHLCATPHCVKAPSSENASDVDRSTFVLFIQPDWDELLKLPSEIRYYKELIPPNGTLTYGEYSERVLASVIGKSVEHTLTPQ is encoded by the exons atgcagcagcagccgccgccggcgTCCGTCCGCGCCGTCACCATCCGATTCGCCGACCTCAGG GATCGGAGCAAGGACCTGGGCGGCTTCATCGAGGAAGGCTTCGGGCCTCAGGGGCTCGGCATCGTCTCCATCGCCGAC GTACCCGGTTATCCTGAGCTCAGGAAAAGGCTGCTGCGCTTGGCGCCAAG GATCGTCAACCTTCCTGATGATGTGAAGAAACAACTGGAGGACCCAGATAGCAG ATATCACTTTGGTTGGAGTCGTGTGGAAGAAAAAATCGAGCCTGGAAGATTGG ACACAGCCAAAGGCTCCTATTTCGCCAACCCAGTTTTTGATGTCCCAACAACTGATGATGAGCTTCTAACTAG ATACCCATCGTACTGCCGACCAAACATATGGCCAACTGATCATCTTCCTGAGCTTGAAATAG CATTCAAAGATCTTGGAAAATTGATGTTGGAAGTTGGCTTGATGTTGGCTCATCATTGTGATCGCTATG TAATGCAGAAAGGAGTGGGACAGTACATTGGTGAAAGCCTTGAGAAGACACTTGCTAACTCAAGGTGTCCCAAGGGTCGTCTGCTGTACTACTTTCCCAAATCATTTAG CAAACAGGATGGAGTTCAATCTGTTTCGTCATGGTGTGGATGGCATACTGACTATGGATTTTTGACAG GACTTACGTGTGGCTTGTTCACGAGAAAATCAGAGGAGGTTCCCTGTCCTGATATTGGAACTGGGCTATATGTTCGGACTCGTGATAATCAAGTTGTTAAG GTCACATTTGAGGACGATGAATTGGTTTACCAAATTGGGGAAAGTGCTGAAATACTATCAAGAGGTCATCTCTGTGCAACCCCACATTGTGTGAAG GCTCCCAGCAGCGAAAATGCTTCTGATGTTGATCGGTCAACTTTTGTTCTGTTTATTCAGCCAGATTG ggATGAGCTGCTGAAGCTTCCAAGTGAAATACGCTATTACAAGGAG TTGATTCCACCAAACGGGACACTTACATACGGCGAGTACTCTGAAAGGGTCTTGGCGAGTGTTATCGGCAAGAGCGTGGAGCACACCTTGACGCCACAATAA
- the LOC136511254 gene encoding large ribosomal subunit protein eL33w-like — MLDDGPELRMLDCYKRSKSNQYEHTSLLQIEGVSTKEDVAWYGGKRIAYVYKAKTKSDGTAVRCIWGKVTRPHGNSGVVRAKFRSNLPPSSMGKKVRVFMYPSSV; from the exons ATGTTGGACGATGGGCCGGAGCTACGGATGCTGGACT GCTACAAGCGCTCCAAGTCGAACCAGTACGAGCACACGTCGCTGCTGCAGATCGAGGGCGTCAGCACCAAGGAGGACGTGGCGTGGTACGGCGGCAAGCGGATCGCCTACGTGTACAAGGCCAAGACCAAGAGCGACGGCACCGCCGTCCGCTGCATCTGGGGCAAGGTCACGCGCCCGCACGGCAACTCCGGCGTCGTCCGCGCCAAGTTCCGGTCCAACCTCCCGCCCAGCTCCATG GGTAAGAAGGTCCGCGTGTTCATGTACCCCAGCAGTGTTTGA